The following coding sequences lie in one Flavobacterium sp. 20NA77.7 genomic window:
- the gcvT gene encoding glycine cleavage system aminomethyltransferase GcvT, giving the protein MKNTALTAIHEKLGAKMVPFAGYNMPVQYEGVNVEHETVRNGVGVFDVSHMGEFFLKGENALALIQKATSNDASKLVNGKAQYSCLPNNEGGIVDDLIVYKIEDNHYLLVVNASNIEKDWNWISSHNDLGVEMVNASDAYSLLAIQGPKAADAMQSLTSIDLANMGYYTFQIGDFAGKSDVIVSATGYTGSGGFEIYFKNEDAEYIWNKVFEAGTAFGIKPIGLAARDTLRLEMGFCLYGNDINETTSPLEAGLGWITKFDKTFTNSENLKQQKELGVSRKLVGFEMVERGIPRHDYEICDANGNVVGIVTSGTQSPSLGIAIGMGYVPTELATVDSEIYIRIRNKDIKAKVVKMPFYKK; this is encoded by the coding sequence ATGAAAAATACAGCTTTAACAGCTATTCACGAAAAATTAGGTGCAAAGATGGTGCCCTTTGCAGGATACAACATGCCCGTACAATATGAAGGCGTAAATGTAGAACACGAAACCGTTAGAAATGGTGTAGGCGTTTTTGATGTGTCGCACATGGGTGAGTTCTTTTTAAAGGGCGAAAATGCGTTAGCCTTAATTCAGAAAGCAACCTCTAATGATGCTTCTAAATTAGTAAACGGTAAAGCACAATATTCTTGCTTGCCTAACAACGAGGGCGGTATTGTAGACGACTTAATTGTGTATAAAATAGAAGACAATCATTATTTATTAGTGGTAAATGCTTCTAATATTGAAAAAGACTGGAACTGGATCAGTTCTCACAACGATTTAGGTGTAGAAATGGTGAATGCATCAGATGCTTATTCTTTATTAGCTATTCAAGGACCAAAAGCTGCGGATGCTATGCAATCGTTAACTTCTATTGATTTAGCCAATATGGGCTATTACACGTTTCAAATTGGGGATTTCGCCGGAAAAAGCGATGTAATTGTTTCGGCTACAGGCTATACCGGTTCGGGTGGTTTTGAAATTTATTTTAAAAACGAAGACGCCGAATATATTTGGAACAAAGTTTTTGAAGCAGGAACAGCTTTCGGAATCAAACCTATTGGTTTAGCGGCTCGCGACACCTTACGTTTAGAAATGGGATTCTGTTTATATGGTAATGATATCAACGAGACGACTTCTCCTTTAGAAGCAGGTTTAGGCTGGATAACCAAATTTGACAAAACATTTACCAATTCAGAAAACTTAAAACAACAAAAAGAATTAGGTGTTTCACGTAAATTAGTTGGTTTTGAAATGGTAGAAAGAGGTATTCCTCGTCACGATTATGAAATTTGTGATGCCAACGGTAATGTCGTAGGAATCGTAACTTCGGGAACACAATCACCATCATTAGGAATTGCAATTGGGATGGGCTATGTTCCTACAGAATTAGCAACTGTAGATTCAGAAATTTATATTCGCATTCGAAACAAAGACATTAAAGCTAAAGTGGTTAAAATGCCTTTTTACAAAAAATAA
- a CDS encoding DUF3575 domain-containing protein, with translation MKKFIHLFLLCCGLGFAQNHAIKFNPAGFIYKGFEISYETKAENNNSFEIILAHSKFDMNDPYGDLSFYGAEFKYKFFTSKNRKTFEGFYIAPVGTYGEANRTVALNGYTIRKDKANVAGFGAIIGNQWIFQQSKTHGFLLDLNAGFSNYFTNATPGLDASGVKGFKVRLGIALGYAF, from the coding sequence ATGAAAAAATTTATACACCTATTTTTACTTTGTTGCGGTCTAGGATTTGCTCAAAATCACGCTATTAAATTTAATCCTGCTGGTTTCATTTACAAAGGTTTTGAAATTAGCTATGAAACAAAAGCTGAAAATAATAATAGTTTTGAAATCATACTTGCTCATAGTAAGTTTGACATGAATGATCCCTATGGTGATTTAAGCTTTTATGGCGCTGAATTCAAGTACAAGTTTTTTACCTCTAAAAATAGAAAAACATTTGAAGGTTTTTACATTGCTCCCGTAGGAACGTATGGAGAAGCTAATCGAACCGTTGCTTTAAATGGATATACTATTAGAAAAGACAAAGCTAATGTAGCGGGGTTTGGAGCTATTATAGGCAACCAATGGATTTTTCAACAATCAAAAACACATGGCTTTCTATTAGACTTAAACGCAGGATTTTCAAACTATTTTACAAATGCAACACCGGGTTTAGATGCTTCAGGTGTAAAAGGATTTAAAGTAAGACTAGGTATTGCACTAGGTTATGCCTTTTAA
- the typA gene encoding translational GTPase TypA: MTPIRNIAIIAHVDHGKTTLVDKIMYHCQLFRENENTGDLILDNNDLERERGITIVSKNVSVIYKGTKINIIDTPGHADFGGEVERVLNMADGVLLLVDAFEGPMPQTRFVLQKAIDLGLKPCVVINKVDKENCTPEEVHEKVFDLMFELGAEEWQLDFPTVYGSAKNNWMSQDFRNQTESIEPLLDMVLAHVPAPKVSEGTPQMLITSLDFSSFTGRIAIGRLQRGELKENQNISLVKRDGKVIKSRIKELHIFDGLGRKKVESVIAGDICAVVGIEGFEIGDTIADFENPEALQSIAIDEPTMSMLFTINDSPFFGKEGKFVTSRHIKDRLTKELEKNLALRVNETDSADKFMVFGRGVLHLSVLIETMRREGYELQIGQPQVIIKEIDGQKCEPIEELTIDLPENVSGRAVEFVTVRKGEMLSMEPKGERMIIKFNIPSRGIIGLRNQLLTATAGEAIMSHRFLEYQPFKGEIPGRLSGSLISMENGKAIPYSIDKLQERGKFFVDPNEDIYEGQVIGENSRGDDMVVNVTKTKKLTNVRSSGADDKARIIPAIKFSLEEALEYIQKDEYVEVTPKSLRLRKIYLNENDRKRYKID; this comes from the coding sequence ATGACTCCAATTAGAAATATCGCAATTATTGCTCACGTTGACCACGGTAAAACGACTTTGGTTGATAAAATTATGTACCACTGTCAATTGTTTCGTGAAAATGAAAATACAGGTGATTTAATTTTAGATAACAACGATCTTGAAAGAGAAAGAGGCATTACAATTGTGTCTAAAAACGTTTCGGTTATTTATAAAGGAACAAAAATTAACATTATTGACACACCTGGTCACGCCGATTTTGGTGGAGAGGTAGAGCGTGTATTAAATATGGCTGATGGAGTACTTTTGTTAGTAGATGCCTTTGAAGGGCCTATGCCACAAACGCGTTTTGTACTACAAAAAGCCATTGATTTAGGCTTAAAACCGTGTGTGGTTATTAATAAAGTAGATAAAGAAAACTGTACACCAGAAGAAGTGCATGAAAAAGTGTTTGATTTAATGTTTGAATTAGGTGCGGAAGAATGGCAATTAGATTTTCCAACTGTTTATGGTTCTGCTAAGAACAATTGGATGTCTCAAGATTTTAGAAATCAAACTGAAAGCATTGAGCCTTTATTAGACATGGTATTAGCTCATGTACCAGCACCAAAAGTTTCTGAAGGAACACCACAAATGTTAATTACATCATTAGATTTTTCAAGTTTTACAGGACGTATTGCTATTGGACGTTTACAACGTGGAGAGCTTAAAGAAAATCAAAATATCTCTTTGGTAAAAAGAGACGGAAAAGTGATCAAATCAAGAATTAAAGAGTTACATATTTTTGATGGGTTAGGTCGTAAAAAAGTTGAAAGCGTTATTGCTGGAGATATATGTGCGGTAGTAGGTATTGAAGGATTTGAGATTGGTGATACAATTGCCGACTTTGAAAATCCAGAAGCGTTACAGTCCATTGCTATTGATGAGCCAACAATGAGTATGTTGTTTACGATTAATGATTCACCATTTTTTGGTAAAGAAGGAAAATTTGTTACGTCTCGTCACATTAAAGATCGTTTGACTAAAGAATTAGAAAAAAACTTAGCTTTACGTGTGAATGAAACAGATTCAGCAGATAAATTTATGGTATTCGGACGTGGTGTATTACACTTATCTGTATTAATAGAAACCATGCGTCGTGAAGGCTATGAATTGCAAATTGGTCAGCCTCAAGTAATCATCAAAGAGATTGATGGTCAAAAATGTGAACCAATCGAAGAATTAACTATTGATTTACCAGAAAATGTTTCAGGTAGAGCTGTAGAATTTGTTACCGTTCGTAAAGGAGAAATGTTAAGCATGGAGCCTAAAGGAGAACGTATGATTATAAAATTTAATATTCCATCGAGAGGAATTATTGGTTTAAGAAATCAATTGCTAACTGCAACGGCGGGTGAAGCGATTATGTCACACCGTTTCTTAGAATATCAACCTTTTAAAGGCGAAATTCCAGGTCGTTTAAGTGGTTCTTTAATTTCTATGGAGAACGGTAAAGCAATTCCTTATTCGATTGATAAATTACAAGAACGTGGTAAATTCTTTGTTGATCCTAATGAAGATATTTATGAAGGACAAGTAATTGGTGAAAATTCTCGTGGAGATGATATGGTAGTTAACGTTACAAAAACTAAAAAATTGACTAACGTACGTTCATCAGGAGCTGATGATAAGGCTAGAATTATTCCAGCTATCAAGTTTTCGTTAGAAGAAGCTTTAGAATATATTCAAAAAGACGAATATGTTGAAGTAACACCAAAATCATTACGTCTACGTAAAATTTACTTAAACGAGAATGACAGAAAACGTTATAAAATAGACTAA
- the rpsT gene encoding 30S ribosomal protein S20, whose translation MANHKSALKRIRSNEKKRVLNRYQHKTTRNAIKAIRLATDKVDAAAKLPIVIGMIDKLAKKNIIHGNKASNLKSKLTRHVNAL comes from the coding sequence ATGGCAAATCATAAGTCAGCTTTAAAAAGAATTAGAAGCAACGAGAAAAAAAGAGTGTTAAACAGATATCAGCACAAAACTACACGTAATGCTATCAAAGCAATACGTTTAGCTACTGATAAAGTTGATGCTGCTGCAAAATTACCAATCGTTATTGGTATGATTGATAAATTAGCTAAGAAGAATATTATTCATGGTAATAAAGCTTCAAACTTAAAGTCAAAATTGACAAGACACGTTAACGCTTTATAA
- the proS gene encoding proline--tRNA ligase produces the protein MSKKLTSRTEDYSKWYNELVVKADLAENSGVRGCMVIKPYGYAIWEKMQAQLDKMFKETGHSNAYFPLFVPKSMFEAEEKNAEGFAKECAIVTHYRLKNDELNPGKLMVDPNAKLEEELIVRPTSEAIIWSTYKGWVQSYRDLPLLINQWANVVRWEMRTRLFLRTAEFLWQEGHTAHATRQEAIEESEKMMHVYADFVENFMAIPVVKGLKTQTERFAGAEETYCIEALMQDGKALQAGTSHFLGQNFAKAFDVKFANKEGKQEFVWGTSWGVSTRLMGALVMTHSDDNGLVLPPNLAPIQVVIVPIHKTDEQLEAISSQINDLMADLRKVGVSVKYDNRDTHKPGFKFAEWELKGVPVRIAIGPNDLENGTYEVARRDNLSKEVVSKEGIVLYLQNLLAQIQTDLYQRAFDYRNTHITEVNSWDEFTSVLETKTGFLSAHWDGTAETEEKIKELTKATIRCIPLDRVEEVGKCVFTGAPSKGRVLFAKAY, from the coding sequence ATGAGTAAAAAATTAACATCTAGAACAGAAGATTATTCCAAATGGTATAACGAATTAGTGGTTAAAGCAGATTTAGCTGAAAATTCTGGAGTAAGAGGGTGTATGGTTATTAAGCCTTACGGATACGCAATTTGGGAAAAAATGCAAGCCCAATTAGATAAAATGTTCAAAGAAACAGGACATAGTAACGCGTATTTTCCTCTTTTTGTTCCTAAAAGCATGTTTGAAGCAGAAGAGAAAAATGCTGAAGGTTTTGCAAAAGAATGTGCAATTGTAACTCATTATCGTTTAAAAAATGATGAATTAAATCCAGGAAAATTAATGGTGGATCCAAATGCTAAACTAGAAGAAGAACTTATTGTTCGTCCTACTAGTGAAGCCATTATTTGGTCCACATACAAAGGTTGGGTGCAATCTTATAGAGATTTACCGTTATTAATTAATCAATGGGCGAATGTAGTGCGATGGGAAATGCGTACGCGTTTATTTTTGAGAACGGCAGAGTTTTTATGGCAAGAAGGACATACGGCTCATGCTACACGTCAAGAAGCTATTGAAGAATCTGAAAAAATGATGCACGTATATGCTGATTTTGTTGAAAATTTTATGGCAATTCCTGTAGTAAAAGGATTGAAAACCCAAACAGAACGTTTTGCCGGTGCAGAAGAAACCTATTGTATAGAAGCATTGATGCAAGACGGAAAAGCGTTACAAGCAGGAACATCTCATTTTTTAGGTCAAAATTTTGCAAAGGCTTTTGATGTAAAATTTGCAAATAAAGAAGGAAAACAAGAATTTGTTTGGGGTACATCTTGGGGTGTTTCTACGCGATTGATGGGCGCTTTAGTAATGACACATTCTGATGATAATGGATTAGTATTGCCTCCAAATTTAGCACCTATACAAGTTGTGATTGTGCCTATTCATAAAACAGACGAACAATTAGAAGCTATTTCTTCCCAAATAAATGATTTAATGGCCGATTTACGCAAAGTAGGAGTGTCTGTTAAATATGACAATAGAGATACACACAAACCTGGATTTAAATTTGCAGAATGGGAATTAAAAGGAGTTCCTGTTCGAATTGCTATTGGTCCAAATGATTTAGAAAATGGTACCTATGAAGTAGCAAGAAGGGATAATTTATCTAAAGAGGTTGTTTCAAAAGAAGGTATTGTTCTTTATTTACAAAATTTATTAGCACAAATACAAACAGATTTGTACCAAAGAGCATTTGATTACAGAAATACACATATTACAGAAGTAAATAGTTGGGATGAATTTACTTCAGTATTAGAAACGAAAACCGGATTCCTCTCAGCGCATTGGGATGGTACTGCAGAAACAGAAGAAAAAATTAAAGAATTGACAAAGGCAACCATTCGTTGTATTCCTTTGGATAGAGTAGAAGAAGTAGGTAAATGTGTCTTCACTGGAGCGCCTTCAAAGGGTAGAGTTTTGTTTGCTAAAGCGTATTAA
- a CDS encoding OmpP1/FadL family transporter has product MKKTILSFIFLGSLTGYAQETTIADALRYSVENLNGSARFRAMGGAFGAVGGDLSAINVNPAGSSIFNHNQASLSLSSFNVSNTATYFGRTAKKNDNTLDINQIGAVFVFNDYSKKSGWNKLTLGLNYENANNLDNYLVSEGLNPTNSIGAYFLDKAQGIDVSYLALQSGETISDLYAYLGEEGQFNAQQAMLGYQGYMFDENTSTSATNDYMTNVPIGGNYFHRNTISSKGYNGKFTANFSGAYEDKLYLGMNLNFMFSDYTRKSSLYESNTNPVYTSGSTVRAARFDNQLYTYGSGFSINLGAIYKVQKNARIGLSYESPTWYRFTDELTQRLQTEVINANVISTYDINPGIVNIYPVYKIQSPSKVTGSFAYIFGKSGLLSVDYTYKNYENTKFKPKNDELYSALNNQMRTVLSSTYELRIGGEYKIKQWSVRGGYRFEQSPFKNKTTIGDLTSYSGGLGYNFGDSRLDISYTNSKRSSTEALLTSGLNDRAAINSLNNNVTLTYVINF; this is encoded by the coding sequence ATGAAAAAAACAATATTATCATTTATCTTCTTAGGATCATTAACTGGTTACGCACAAGAAACAACAATAGCTGATGCTTTACGTTATAGCGTAGAAAATTTAAATGGCTCAGCTCGTTTTAGAGCAATGGGAGGTGCATTTGGAGCTGTGGGAGGTGATTTATCTGCTATCAATGTCAATCCAGCAGGTTCTTCTATATTTAACCACAATCAAGCTTCCTTATCGTTAAGTAGTTTTAATGTAAGTAACACCGCTACCTATTTTGGTAGAACAGCCAAAAAAAATGACAATACACTTGACATTAATCAAATAGGAGCTGTTTTTGTTTTTAATGATTATTCTAAAAAATCAGGATGGAATAAACTTACATTAGGATTAAATTATGAAAATGCAAATAATCTTGACAACTACCTTGTAAGCGAAGGTTTAAACCCTACCAACTCAATTGGCGCTTATTTTTTAGATAAGGCACAAGGAATTGATGTTAGTTACTTAGCTTTACAATCCGGAGAAACCATTAGTGACTTGTATGCTTACTTGGGAGAAGAAGGGCAGTTTAACGCACAACAGGCAATGTTAGGCTACCAAGGCTATATGTTTGACGAAAATACATCTACAAGCGCAACAAATGACTATATGACAAATGTTCCTATTGGAGGAAACTACTTCCACAGAAATACTATTTCTTCTAAAGGCTATAATGGTAAATTTACTGCCAATTTTTCAGGAGCCTATGAAGATAAATTGTATTTAGGAATGAATTTGAATTTCATGTTTTCTGATTACACTAGAAAGTCTTCTTTATATGAAAGCAATACAAATCCAGTTTATACTAGCGGTTCAACAGTTAGAGCCGCAAGATTTGATAATCAATTGTACACATATGGGTCAGGGTTTTCTATTAATCTAGGTGCAATATACAAAGTACAAAAAAATGCCAGAATTGGTTTATCTTATGAAAGTCCTACTTGGTACCGCTTTACCGATGAATTAACACAACGTCTACAAACAGAGGTAATAAATGCCAATGTTATATCTACTTACGATATTAATCCAGGTATTGTAAATATCTATCCAGTATATAAAATACAATCACCTAGTAAAGTAACCGGAAGTTTTGCTTACATTTTTGGCAAATCTGGTTTATTGAGTGTTGATTATACCTATAAAAATTATGAGAACACTAAATTTAAACCTAAAAACGATGAGTTATACAGCGCTTTAAACAACCAAATGCGCACTGTATTATCTAGTACTTATGAATTAAGAATAGGTGGAGAATATAAAATTAAACAATGGAGTGTAAGAGGAGGTTATCGTTTTGAACAAAGTCCATTTAAAAACAAAACTACCATTGGTGATTTGACAAGTTATTCTGGTGGATTAGGTTATAATTTTGGAGATTCTAGATTAGATATTTCTTATACAAACAGCAAAAGAAGCAGTACAGAGGCATTATTAACTTCAGGCTTAAATGATAGAGCAGCTATTAATAGCTTAAATAACAATGTAACATTAACCTATGTGATTAATTTTTAA
- the rimO gene encoding 30S ribosomal protein S12 methylthiotransferase RimO gives MRTKSLKSNKINVITLGCSKNVYDSEILMGQLKANGKEVTHEALEDEGNIIVINTCGFIDNAKEESVNMILEYAEKKEQGLVDKLFVTGCLSERYRPDLEKEISNVDQFFGTTELPLLLKALGADYKHELIGERLTTTPKNYAYLKIAEGCDRPCSFCAIPLMRGKHVSTPIENLVIEAEKLAKNGVKELILIAQDLTYYGLDLYKKRNLAELLEALVKVEGIEWIRLHYAFPSGFPMDVLELMKREPKICNYIDIPLQHISDNVLKSMRRGTTYEKTTQLLHDFRKAVPGMAIRTTLIVGYPGETEEDFELLKNWVTEMRFERLGCFTYSHEENTHAYLLEDNVPEEVKQARANEIMEIQAQISWELNQEKIGQTFTCVIDRKEGQYFIGRTEFDSPDVDNEVLVDASKYYLKTGDFVQLKITDATEFDLYAEPI, from the coding sequence ATGAGAACAAAATCTTTAAAAAGCAATAAAATTAATGTGATTACATTAGGTTGTTCAAAAAATGTATATGATAGCGAAATATTAATGGGACAATTGAAAGCAAATGGCAAGGAAGTTACTCACGAAGCTTTAGAAGATGAAGGAAATATTATAGTTATTAATACCTGTGGTTTTATTGATAATGCAAAAGAAGAATCGGTAAATATGATTTTAGAATATGCAGAAAAAAAAGAACAAGGTTTAGTAGATAAGTTGTTTGTTACAGGTTGTTTATCTGAGCGTTATCGACCTGATTTAGAAAAAGAAATTTCGAATGTAGATCAATTTTTTGGAACAACAGAATTACCCTTATTATTAAAAGCATTAGGCGCAGATTATAAACATGAATTAATAGGCGAACGTTTAACTACAACTCCAAAAAACTATGCTTATTTAAAAATTGCTGAAGGTTGCGACCGTCCTTGCAGTTTTTGTGCGATTCCATTAATGCGAGGTAAACACGTGTCTACACCTATTGAAAATTTAGTGATTGAGGCTGAAAAGTTAGCCAAAAACGGCGTTAAAGAATTAATTTTAATCGCGCAAGATTTAACCTATTACGGTTTAGATTTATACAAAAAAAGAAATTTAGCCGAATTACTTGAAGCTTTAGTAAAAGTAGAAGGTATAGAATGGATACGCTTACATTATGCCTTTCCTTCAGGTTTTCCAATGGATGTATTAGAATTAATGAAACGGGAACCAAAAATTTGCAATTATATTGATATACCTCTGCAACATATCTCAGATAACGTTTTAAAATCGATGCGTCGTGGTACAACCTATGAAAAAACAACTCAATTATTACACGATTTTAGAAAAGCAGTCCCGGGAATGGCAATTAGAACGACCTTAATTGTAGGCTATCCTGGAGAAACAGAGGAAGATTTTGAATTATTAAAAAATTGGGTGACGGAAATGCGTTTTGAACGATTAGGCTGTTTTACTTATTCACATGAAGAAAACACACATGCTTATCTTTTAGAAGATAATGTACCTGAAGAAGTAAAGCAAGCTAGAGCAAATGAAATTATGGAAATTCAGGCACAAATTTCATGGGAATTAAATCAAGAAAAAATTGGACAAACTTTTACCTGTGTGATTGACAGAAAAGAAGGTCAATACTTCATAGGCAGAACAGAATTTGACAGTCCTGATGTGGATAATGAAGTTTTGGTAGATGCATCAAAATATTATTTAAAAACCGGCGATTTTGTGCAATTAAAAATTACAGATGCTACAGAATTTGATTTGTATGCTGAACCAATTTAA
- a CDS encoding YdcH family protein translates to MITKHILTQEFPEFEGKINTLKTENTHFKKLFHDFDELEHEIFRVESDSEPASDEALHELRVKRVHLKDEIYQFLVAH, encoded by the coding sequence ATGATTACAAAGCACATCTTAACACAAGAATTTCCTGAATTTGAGGGAAAAATAAATACCTTAAAAACAGAAAACACACACTTTAAAAAATTATTTCATGATTTTGATGAATTAGAACATGAAATATTTAGAGTAGAAAGTGATTCTGAACCAGCTTCAGACGAAGCATTACACGAATTAAGAGTGAAACGTGTTCATTTAAAAGATGAAATATATCAATTTTTAGTCGCTCACTAG